In a single window of the Labrus mixtus chromosome 20, fLabMix1.1, whole genome shotgun sequence genome:
- the dnajc7 gene encoding dnaJ homolog subfamily C member 7, which translates to MATGNCDAVNMDPDLDLLSDEELEREAEGFKEQGNAFYIKKDYAEAFNYYTKAIDMCPKNASYYGNRAATLMMLCRHREALEDSQQAVRLDNSFTKGHLREGKCHLSLGNAMAASRCFQRVLELEPDSSQAQQELKTADSILEYERMAEIGFEKRDFRMVVFCMDRALESAVACHRFKILKAECLALLGRYPEAQSVASDILRMDSTNADALYVRGLCLYYEDCIDKAVQFFVQALRMAPDHDKARLACRNAKALKAKKEEGNKSFKEGNFDAAYELYSEALTIDPNNIKTNAKLFCNRATVGSKLKKLDQAIEDCTKAVKLDETYIKAYLRRAQCYMDTEQYEEAVRDYEKVYQTEKTKEHKHLLKHAQLELKKSKRKDYYKVLGVDKNATEDEIKKAYRKRALLHHPDRHSGASPEMQKEEEKKFKEVGEAFSVLSDPKKKSRYDSGQDLEDDGMNMGDFDANNIFKAFFGGPGGFSFEASGPGNFFFQFG; encoded by the exons ATGGCGACGGGGAACTGTGATGCTGTGAACATGGACCCTGATTTGGACCTGCTGAGTGACGAAGAATTAGAAAG GGAAGCGGAGGGCTTCAAAGAGCAAGGCAATGCCTTTTACATCAAGAAGGATTATGCAGAAGCATTTAATTATTACACCAAGGCCATAG ACATGTGTCCGAAGAACGCAAGTTACTATGGAAACCGGGCAGCCACACTTATGATGTTGTGTCGGCACAGAGAGGCGTTGGAAGATTCCCAACAAGCAGTCCGGCTAGATAACTCCTTCACGAAG GGCCATCTGCGGGAGGGCAAGTGCCACCTCTCCCTTGGTAATGCTATGGCTGCCAGCCGCTGTTTCCAGAGGGTTCTCGAGCTGGAGCCTGACAGCAGCCAAGCCCAGCAGGAG CTGAAAACTGCGGACTCGATCCTGGAATACGAGAGAATGGCCGAGATTGGATTTGAGAAGAGAGACTTCAGGATG GTTGTTTTTTGCATGGATCGGGCCTTGGAGTCAGCCGTAGCCTGTCACAGGTTCAAGATACTGAAGGCAGAGTGCTTAGCCCTGCTGGGACGCTACCCTGAGGCTCAGTCTGTagccag TGATATTCTGCGAATGGACTCCACTAATGCAGACGCTCTGTATGTGCGTGGTCTCTGCCTGTATTATGAGGACTGCATTGACAAGGCGGTCCAGTTCTTCGTCCAGGCCTTGCGTATGGCTCCTGACCACGACAAGGCTCGGCTCGCATGCAGA AATGCTAAAGCACTAAAAgcaaagaaggaggaggggaacaAGTCGTTCAAGGAAGGTAACTTTGATGCAGCCTATGAGCTCTACTCGGAAGCGCTAACAATAGACCCCAACAACATCAAGACCAACGCAAAGCTGTTCTGTAACAGGGCTACTGTTGGGTCAAAG ctgaagaaaCTAGATCAGGCCATTGAAGACTGCACCAAGGCTGTAAAACTGGATGAGACCTACATCAAGGCCTATTTACGGAGAGCACAGTG CTACATGGACACAGAGCAGTATGAAGAGGCAGTGCGAGACTATGAGAAGGTTTATcagacagagaagacaaaag AACACAAGCACCTTCTAAAACATGCTCAGCTTGAGCTGAAGAAAAGCAAACGGAAAGATTACTACAAAGTGCTCGGGGTGGATAAAAATGCCACAGAAGATGAGATCAAGAAAGCCTATCGCAAACGTGCACTTTTACATCATCCAG ACCGTCACAGCGGAGCTAGTCCCGAGAtgcagaaggaagaggagaagaagttcAAGGAGGTGGGCGAGGCTTTCAGCGTGCTTTCAGACCCTAAGAAGAAGTCTCGCTATGACAGCGGTCAGGATCTGGAGGATGATGGCATGAACATGGGAG attTTGATGCCAACAACATTTTCAAGGCCTTCTTTGGAGGCCCAGGAGGTTTCAGTTTTGAAG catCTGGACCAGGAAATTTCTTCTTCCAGTTTGGTTAA
- the odad4 gene encoding outer dynein arm-docking complex subunit 4, which translates to MSDTDAVHGGQKQKDVFSTLLAVGDCLFLKGVYNKAIDSYTTALSIRPDDKTCFVGRAKCFMKMGQFENALKDAEASLKEDKTYFKGLYQKAEALYYMGKFEFALVFYHRGQKLRPLMQEFKLGIQKAEGAIENSVGSPSSVKLEIKGGLTLLPEDEKREQPITATQHPTTKQQNQKIPKCEKTTKQLLGEFHSDKKFLENLLHNEDLAKGKTKGGERLQDVIQSCLSSLDTCTKFLSQKKPISAAEGQRKQKCSKPHRSPPCEPALFLLKSLDEIDTELTSGNAEGSLRKAEEVMKTLQGWSERDVPNKKEVLGCLHSCVGNALMDLGDLDKALEHHQKDLELASQCKLTQAMSRALDNIGQVYAQTGQYTQAIECWEKKVPLVSDVLEKTWLFHNIGWCYLELKQHQEARDYGIRSGAAAEEIADVKWQINANVLVAQSELKLENFESCISYFERALSKARLQDDHCAVNAIQKALDEAKQHLQQ; encoded by the exons ATGTCGGACACAGACGCAGTTCACGGAGGTCAAAAGCAGAAGGACGTGTTCTCCACTCTGCTGGCTGTTGGAGATTGTTTGTTCCTTAAAGGAGTGTATAACAAAGCTATAGACAGCTACACAACG GCACTGTCCATAAGGCCTGATGATAAGACATGCTTTGTTGGCCGAGCCAAATGTTTCATGAAGATGGGGCAGTTTGAAAACGCATTGAAAGATGCTGAGGCTTCACTCAAAGAAGACAAGACATATTTCAAG GGGTTGTACCAGAAAGCTGAGGCATTGTACTACATGGGAAAATTTGAATTTGCACTGGTGTTTTACCACAGAGGACAAAAGCTACGTCCTCTAATGCAGGAGTTTAAACTGGGTATTCAAAAAGCAGAAGGGGCCATAGAGAATTCTGTTGGCA GCCCTTCTTCTGTAAAACTTGAGATTAAGGGAGGCCTAACATTGCTCCCTGAGGACGAGAAG AGGGAACAGCCCATCACCGCTACTCAGCATCCGACCACAAAACAGCAAAACCAGAAGATCCCAAAGTGTgagaagacaacaaaacaactgCTTGGAGAGTTTCACAGTGATAAGAAGTTTCTCGAAAACCTGCTTCATAATGAAG ACTTGGCAAAAGGTAAGACAAAGGGTGGGGAACGATTGCAGGACGTTATTCAAAGCTGCCTCTCATCCCTTGACACTTGCACAAAGTTTTTGAGTCAGAAGAAACCAATCAGTGCAGCCGAAGGGCAGCGTAAGCAAAAATGTAGCAAGCCCCACCGTAGCCCACCCTGTGAGCCTGCTCTGTTTCTGTTGAAGAGCCTGGATGAGATTGATACAG AGTTGACATCTGGAAATGCTGAGGGTAGTCTCAGGAAGGCGGAAGAAGTGATGAAGACCTTGCAGGGGTGGTCAGAGAGAGATGTGCCGAATAAGAAAGAGGTTTTGGGCTGCCTGCACAGTTGTGTTGGCAATGCCTTGATGGACTTGGGGGATTTGGACAAAGCATTAGAACACCATCAAAAAGACTTGGAGTTGGCTTCACAGTG cAAACTTACACAGGCAATGTCGAGGGCACTGGACAACATTGGGCAGGTTTATGCCCAGACTGGACAGTACACACAGGCCATTGAGTG CTGGGAGAAGAAGGTTCCCTTGGTCTCTGATGTTCTGGAGAAGACCTGGCTGTTCCATAACATTGGTTGGTGTTATCTGGAGCTTAAACAGCACCAAGAGGCCAGAGACTACGGCATCCGTTCAGGCGCTGCAGCTGAGGAAATTGCTGATGTAAAATGGCAAATAAATGCCAATGTTTTGGTGGCACAATCAGAAT TGAAACTTGAAAACTTTGAATCCTGTATCTCGTACTTCGAGAGAGCGTTGTCCAAGGCCAGACTGCAAGATGACCACTGTGCAGTGAATGCCATTCAGAAG GCTCTTGATGAAGCAAAGCAACACCTCCAGCAGTGA
- the cnp gene encoding uncharacterized protein cnp isoform X1 — MDLEKSGEVLDVSEPPQQEKGVMEKEVVSKLEIPEESTEPEKPPAADGGTEQLLPMNGHGKEVDDLKETEEVIVTETVTFFEENTKMEIEDTLLLEKSVESLPVVAAPPEPDESSEKISDPVAVLDEEPENTQPQEQQVSENDPEPLLVQTPLADVTTEPEPEKLSESVSEKELEAQTSPDPADVQQLMDTEPPGQEETVSEPVETETTLQTSRDTQAEDVAKESVEEDDVAVENDMAAEPTGEAEEEEKPAERETLAETVIVTEASSGNTAESEELVQTVLVTEAPAETMKVMETEFVADITAETEKTVETELLADTAPEKPAETEKILETELLADTTPEKPAEKEQLVATELVADIAPEKPAETEKIVETVLVSDVSSEKPAEAVTLKEEAPAEIENIKPAEEKKEVEPEKSIESEALKGVEAATEGESVTSEAKDVELEKEEETVPASGSLLFALLQQEQTKDALRTSRTLVVLRGLPGSGKSFLARAIADTYKDHCSVFCADEHGVKPESPETSADGYKALDEAVVGCCSAGAASSVLVVVVDDTNHTQERLAHLGEIADQHHLVAVFLEPRTEWSRDPAQLTKKTRRGLDEAQLEAMRGPLAEMALPLYFGWFLLSSVQDKIRCTSMDFLKTLDTLDAFKKHLIDFTGKAEKEVDLEQYFQAKGTLHCTTKFCDYGKAEGAKEYAENQAVSDLYGSVSELSLSALFVTPRTVGARVSLTEEQLVLWPADAEKEADVPAAASLPRGSRAHITLGCSEGVEPVQTGVDLLEILALQQEGQQGELVEEMELGSLTYYGSGRWLLSLREPICAPACFSSYYGRKEAEPTKKEPERRRKPKCTIL; from the exons ATGGATTTAGAAAAGAGTGGCGAGGTTTTAGATGTGTCAGAGCCTCCACAGCAAGAGAAAGGTGTAATGGAAAAAGAGGTTGTGTCAAAATTGGAGATACCAGAGGAATCCACAGAGCCTGAGAAGCCACCAGCTGCTGACGGAGGAACTGAGCAGCTGCTGCCAATGAACGGCCATGGTAAAGAAGTCGATGACTtgaaagaaacagaggaggtgATTGTTACAGAAACGGTTACATTCTTTGAGGAAAACACCAAAATGGAAATCGAGGACACCCTGCTCTTAGAGAAATCTGTGGAATCATTGCCCGTTGTGGCGGCTCCACCAGAACCAGATGAGTCATCCGAAAAGATCTCTGACCCAGTGGCAGTTTTAGACGAAGAACCAGAAAACACCCAGCCTCAAGAGCAGCAAGTGTCAGAGAATGACCCAGAACCTTTGCTTGTGCAAACACCTCTGGCAGACGTTACCACTGAACCCGAGCCAGAGAAACTGTCAGAATCAGTCTCTGAAAAAGAATTAGAAGCGCAAACCTCTCCTGATCCAGCAGACGTACAGCAGCTGATGGATACAGAACCACCCGGTCAGGAAGAGACGGTGTCAGAACCAGTGGAAACTGAAACAACGCTGCAGACTTCTCGGGATACTCAGGCAGAAGATGTTGCCAAAGAGAGTGTGGAAGAAGATGACGTGGCAGTCGAAAATGACATGGCAGCTGAACCCACAGGggaggcagaagaagaagaaaaacctgcagaaaGGGAGACATTGGCGGAGACTGTGATAGTGACAGAAGCTTCCTCGGGAAATACGGCAGAATCTGAAGAACTGGTTCAGACTGTGTTGGTGACGGAAGCTCCGGCAGAAACGATGAAAGTCATGGAGACTGAATTTGTGGCTGACATTACCGCAGAAACGGAGAAAACAGTGGAGACTGAATTGTTGGCCGACACTGCACCAGAAAAGCCAGCAGAAACGGAGAAGATATTGGAGACTGAATTGTTGGCCGACACTACACCAGAAAAGCCAGCAGAAAAAGAGCAACTTGTGGCGACTGAATTGGTGGCCGACATTGCACCGGAAAAGCCggcagaaacagagaaaatagtGGAGACCGTGCTGGTATCTGATGTTTCCTCAGAAAAGCCAGCGGAAGCTGTGACCCTAAAGGAGGAGGCACCGGCCGAAATTGAGAATATAAAAcctgcagaggagaaaaaggaagtTGAACCAGAAAAATCCATTGAGTCTGAAGCTCTCAAGGGAGTGGAAGCTGCAACAGAGGGTGAAAGTGTTACATCGGAGGCGAAAGATGTCGAActggaaaaagaagaggaaacggTCCCTGCGTCCGGCTCGTTATTGTTTGCACTCCTGCAACaagagcagacaaaagacgCCCTGCGAACCTCTCGTACCCTGGTTGTCCTCAGGGGCCTTCCGGGAAGTGGCAAAAGCTTCTTGGCGCGTGCCATCGCCGACACATACAAAGACCACTGCTCTGTTTTCTGTGCCGACGAACATGGCGTGAAGCCGGAGAGTCCCGAAACGTCCGCCGACGGATACAAGGCTCTGGACGAGGCCGTGGTGGGCTGCTGCAGCGCGGGAGCGGCCTCTTCtgtgctggtggtggtggtggatgACACCAACCACACCCAGGAGCGGCTCGCCCACCTGGGGGAGATTGCTGACCAGCACCATCTTGTTGCCGTCTTCTTGGAGCCGCGCACTGAATGGAGTAGAGATCCTGCACAGCTGACCAAGAAGACCAGGCGTGGACTGGATGAGGCCCAGCTGGAGGCCATGAGAGGTCCTCTAGCTGAGATGGCCCTTCCTCTTTACTTCGGCTGGTTCCTTCTCTCCTCCGTCCAGGACAAGATCAGGTGCACATCCATGGACTTCCTGAAGACCCTGGACACCTTGGATGCCTTCAAGAAGCACTTGATTGACT TCACTGGGAAAGCTGAAAAAGAGGTGGATTTGGAGCAATACTTTCAAGCCAAAGGAACCCTCCATTGCACTACAAAATTCTGTGACTATGGGAAAGCAGAGGGTGCCAAAGAGTATGCGGAGAATCAA GCAGTTAGCGATCTCTATGGATCTGTGTCCGAGCTCTCACTGAGTGCTCTTTTTGTCACTCCGCGTACTGTTGGTGCCAGAGTGTCCCTCACCGAGGAGCAGCTTGTGCTGTGGCCAGCTGATGCCGAGAAGGAGGCAGATGTCCCCGCAGCTGCCTCCCTCCCTCGGGGCAGCCGCGCCCACATCACCCTGGGCTGCTCGGAGGGCGTGGAGCCAGTTCAAACGGGCGTGGATCTGCTGGAGATCCTGGCCCTGCAGCAggaaggccagcagggggagctggtGGAGGAGATGGAGCTCGGCTCGCTGACCTACTACGGCAGTGGAAGGTGGCTGCTCAGTCTGAGAGAGCCCATCTGCGCCCCTGCCTGCTTCTCCAGCTACTACGGGCGCAAGGAGGCTGAACCAACCAAAAAGGAaccggagaggaggaggaagccaAAGTGCACCATACTGTAG
- the nkiras2 gene encoding NF-kappa-B inhibitor-interacting Ras-like protein 2 — protein sequence MGKSCKVVVCGQAAVGKTAVLEQLLYANHVAGSEPMETLEDIYIGSIETDRGTREQVRFYDTRGLRDGMEFPRHYFTFADGFVLVYSIDSKESFKRMEALKKEIDRHRDKKEVTIVVLGNKLDRQDERRVEVNMAQNWAKNEKVRLWEVSVVDRRTLIEPFVYLASKMTQPQSKSTFPLSRNKNKGSGSTDS from the exons ATGGGCAAAAGCTGTAAAGTGGTTGTGTGTGGCCAGGCTGCAGTTGGTAAAACAGCTGTACTGGAACAACTACTGTATGCTAACCATGTTGCAG GTTCAGAGCCCATGGAGACCCTGGAAGATATCTACATCGGCTCCATAGAAACCGACCGCGGCACGCGAGAGCAGGTGCGCTTCTATGACACCCGAGGGCTCCGCGATGGGATGGAGTTTCCTCGACATTACTTCACTTTTGCGGATGGCTTCGTGCTTGTCTACAGCATTGACAGTAAAGAGTCTTTCAAGCGGATGGAGGCCCTGAAAAAAGAAATTGACCGTCACCGAGACAAGAAGGAG GTGACCATTGTTGTGCTGGGTAACAAACTGGACAGGCAGGACGAGAGGAGGGTCGAGGTTAACATGGCCCAGAACTGGGCCAAGAACGAGAAGGTGCGTCTGTGGGAGGTGTCGGTGGTGGATCGGCGCACGCTGATCGAACCCTTCGTCTACCTAGCCAGCAAAATGACCCAGCCACAGAGCAAGTCCACCTTCCCTCTCAGTCGCAACAAGAACAAGGGAAGTGGTTCTACAGACAGCTAA
- the cnp gene encoding uncharacterized protein cnp isoform X2, translating into MDLEKSGEVLDVSEPPQQEKGVMEKEVVSKLEIPEESTEPEKPPAADGGTEQLLPMNGHGKEVDDLKETEEVIVTETVTFFEENTKMEIEDTLLLEKSVESLPVVAAPPEPDESSEKISDPVAVLDEEPENTQPQEQQVSENDPEPLLVQTPLADVTTEPEPEKLSESVSEKELEAQTSPDPADVQQLMDTEPPGQEETVSEPVETETTLQTSRDTQAEDVAKESVEEDDVAVENDMAAEPTGEAEEEEKPAERETLAETVIVTEASSGNTAESEELVQTVLVTEAPAETMKILETELLADTTPEKPAEKEQLVATELVADIAPEKPAETEKIVETVLVSDVSSEKPAEAVTLKEEAPAEIENIKPAEEKKEVEPEKSIESEALKGVEAATEGESVTSEAKDVELEKEEETVPASGSLLFALLQQEQTKDALRTSRTLVVLRGLPGSGKSFLARAIADTYKDHCSVFCADEHGVKPESPETSADGYKALDEAVVGCCSAGAASSVLVVVVDDTNHTQERLAHLGEIADQHHLVAVFLEPRTEWSRDPAQLTKKTRRGLDEAQLEAMRGPLAEMALPLYFGWFLLSSVQDKIRCTSMDFLKTLDTLDAFKKHLIDFTGKAEKEVDLEQYFQAKGTLHCTTKFCDYGKAEGAKEYAENQAVSDLYGSVSELSLSALFVTPRTVGARVSLTEEQLVLWPADAEKEADVPAAASLPRGSRAHITLGCSEGVEPVQTGVDLLEILALQQEGQQGELVEEMELGSLTYYGSGRWLLSLREPICAPACFSSYYGRKEAEPTKKEPERRRKPKCTIL; encoded by the exons ATGGATTTAGAAAAGAGTGGCGAGGTTTTAGATGTGTCAGAGCCTCCACAGCAAGAGAAAGGTGTAATGGAAAAAGAGGTTGTGTCAAAATTGGAGATACCAGAGGAATCCACAGAGCCTGAGAAGCCACCAGCTGCTGACGGAGGAACTGAGCAGCTGCTGCCAATGAACGGCCATGGTAAAGAAGTCGATGACTtgaaagaaacagaggaggtgATTGTTACAGAAACGGTTACATTCTTTGAGGAAAACACCAAAATGGAAATCGAGGACACCCTGCTCTTAGAGAAATCTGTGGAATCATTGCCCGTTGTGGCGGCTCCACCAGAACCAGATGAGTCATCCGAAAAGATCTCTGACCCAGTGGCAGTTTTAGACGAAGAACCAGAAAACACCCAGCCTCAAGAGCAGCAAGTGTCAGAGAATGACCCAGAACCTTTGCTTGTGCAAACACCTCTGGCAGACGTTACCACTGAACCCGAGCCAGAGAAACTGTCAGAATCAGTCTCTGAAAAAGAATTAGAAGCGCAAACCTCTCCTGATCCAGCAGACGTACAGCAGCTGATGGATACAGAACCACCCGGTCAGGAAGAGACGGTGTCAGAACCAGTGGAAACTGAAACAACGCTGCAGACTTCTCGGGATACTCAGGCAGAAGATGTTGCCAAAGAGAGTGTGGAAGAAGATGACGTGGCAGTCGAAAATGACATGGCAGCTGAACCCACAGGggaggcagaagaagaagaaaaacctgcagaaaGGGAGACATTGGCGGAGACTGTGATAGTGACAGAAGCTTCCTCGGGAAATACGGCAGAATCTGAAGAACTGGTTCAGACTGTGTTGGTGACGGAAGCTCCGGCAGAAACGATGAAA ATATTGGAGACTGAATTGTTGGCCGACACTACACCAGAAAAGCCAGCAGAAAAAGAGCAACTTGTGGCGACTGAATTGGTGGCCGACATTGCACCGGAAAAGCCggcagaaacagagaaaatagtGGAGACCGTGCTGGTATCTGATGTTTCCTCAGAAAAGCCAGCGGAAGCTGTGACCCTAAAGGAGGAGGCACCGGCCGAAATTGAGAATATAAAAcctgcagaggagaaaaaggaagtTGAACCAGAAAAATCCATTGAGTCTGAAGCTCTCAAGGGAGTGGAAGCTGCAACAGAGGGTGAAAGTGTTACATCGGAGGCGAAAGATGTCGAActggaaaaagaagaggaaacggTCCCTGCGTCCGGCTCGTTATTGTTTGCACTCCTGCAACaagagcagacaaaagacgCCCTGCGAACCTCTCGTACCCTGGTTGTCCTCAGGGGCCTTCCGGGAAGTGGCAAAAGCTTCTTGGCGCGTGCCATCGCCGACACATACAAAGACCACTGCTCTGTTTTCTGTGCCGACGAACATGGCGTGAAGCCGGAGAGTCCCGAAACGTCCGCCGACGGATACAAGGCTCTGGACGAGGCCGTGGTGGGCTGCTGCAGCGCGGGAGCGGCCTCTTCtgtgctggtggtggtggtggatgACACCAACCACACCCAGGAGCGGCTCGCCCACCTGGGGGAGATTGCTGACCAGCACCATCTTGTTGCCGTCTTCTTGGAGCCGCGCACTGAATGGAGTAGAGATCCTGCACAGCTGACCAAGAAGACCAGGCGTGGACTGGATGAGGCCCAGCTGGAGGCCATGAGAGGTCCTCTAGCTGAGATGGCCCTTCCTCTTTACTTCGGCTGGTTCCTTCTCTCCTCCGTCCAGGACAAGATCAGGTGCACATCCATGGACTTCCTGAAGACCCTGGACACCTTGGATGCCTTCAAGAAGCACTTGATTGACT TCACTGGGAAAGCTGAAAAAGAGGTGGATTTGGAGCAATACTTTCAAGCCAAAGGAACCCTCCATTGCACTACAAAATTCTGTGACTATGGGAAAGCAGAGGGTGCCAAAGAGTATGCGGAGAATCAA GCAGTTAGCGATCTCTATGGATCTGTGTCCGAGCTCTCACTGAGTGCTCTTTTTGTCACTCCGCGTACTGTTGGTGCCAGAGTGTCCCTCACCGAGGAGCAGCTTGTGCTGTGGCCAGCTGATGCCGAGAAGGAGGCAGATGTCCCCGCAGCTGCCTCCCTCCCTCGGGGCAGCCGCGCCCACATCACCCTGGGCTGCTCGGAGGGCGTGGAGCCAGTTCAAACGGGCGTGGATCTGCTGGAGATCCTGGCCCTGCAGCAggaaggccagcagggggagctggtGGAGGAGATGGAGCTCGGCTCGCTGACCTACTACGGCAGTGGAAGGTGGCTGCTCAGTCTGAGAGAGCCCATCTGCGCCCCTGCCTGCTTCTCCAGCTACTACGGGCGCAAGGAGGCTGAACCAACCAAAAAGGAaccggagaggaggaggaagccaAAGTGCACCATACTGTAG